The proteins below are encoded in one region of Cyclopterus lumpus isolate fCycLum1 chromosome 8, fCycLum1.pri, whole genome shotgun sequence:
- the LOC117735002 gene encoding uncharacterized protein LOC117735002: MHTRRAQEANKHCFGLPAEETQNPCTAPYSSKTNKHLSSSAVGPTMTSPTRQSLIPFLLLWVTILTVVQVAFIVFFFAAGHHGPSQKVSAAAPEPPMPFQANNTPPPPSERGLLLGKGKMLTFEVHSHMKWSAKNPDKGLVSEEKGGRVLKIMRDGYFFLNLQVTLSSCNATGGSQHTVSMKSDDDVILQGRINRYTCSTGLLGKVEELSAGSSLEVHWPTTEELINESLTHLDIIYMNKP, from the exons ATGCACACGCGACGAGCTCAGGAAGCGAACAAACACTGCTTTGGTCTCCCAGCAGAGGAAACTCAGAACCCCTGTACAGCGCCGTACAGCtcgaaaacaaacaaacatctgtcTTCCTCCGCCGTCGGACCGACGATGACATCGCCTACCCGTCAATCCCTAATCCCTTTCCTCCTGTTGTGGGTCACCATCCTGACCGTTGTCCAGGTTGCGTTCATCGTCTTCTTCTTCGCGGCTGGCCATCACGGCCCG TCTCAGAAGGTTAGCGCTGCAGCACCAGAGCCCCCGATGCCATTCCAGGCGAACAACACACCTCCG CCCCCCTCTGAGCGTGGGCTTCTCTTGGGCAAAGGCAAGATGCTCACCTTTGAAG TCCACAGTCACATGAAGTGGTCGGCAAAGAATCCAGATAAAGGCCTGGTGtcagaagaaaaaggaggaagagttCTGAAAATAATGAGGGATGGATATTTCTTCCTAAATCTTCAGGTGACACTGTCTTCATGTAATGCAACGGGCGGATCGCAGCACACAGTCAGCATGAAGAGCGACGACGACGTCATCCTGCAGGGTCGGATTAACAGGTACACATGCAGCACAGGCCTCCTGGGGAAGGTAGAGGAGCTGTCTGCCGGAAGCTCCCTGGAGGTCCACTGGCCAACCACTGAAGAACTCATCAATGAATCTCTTACCCACCTGGACATCATCTACATGAACAAGCCTTAG
- the tmed1a gene encoding transmembrane emp24 domain-containing protein 1a: MMMMMNGSGKLRLLACFILTVDLTLGSGPNKDVEFTFLLSAGSTECFYQTTARNDSLEVEYQVTAGSGLDVGFVLISPSGYQLVSDFRRSDAIHMVDPTEDGDYRLCFDNSFSKLSEKMVFFQVIINRQSSRAYGGQNEWAEVPESLVEYKLEDIRVRLDSVYRHLERSRHVLTVLRTLEARDRYLLEDNLWRVSFWSCLNMVVMLTVAVTQVYTLRRLFDDTRRAYM, encoded by the exons atgatgatgatgatgaatgggtCTGGAAAGCTCCGTTTGCTGGCATGTTTCATCCTGACTGTAGACTTGACTTTGGGTTCGGGGCCAAACAAAGACGTGGAGTTTACGTTTCTATTGTCCGCTGGCAGCACCGAGTGTTTTTACCAAACTACGGCGAGGAACGACAGCCTGGAAGTTGAATACCAG GTGACAGCTGGGTCGGGTCTGGACGTCGGCTTCGTCCTCATCTCTCCCAGCGGATACCAGCTGGTCTCTGACTTCAGGAGATCTGATGCCATTCACAT GGTGGATCCCACAGAGGACGGAGACTACCGGCTGTGTTTCGACAACAGCTTCAGTAAACTGTCGGAGAAGATGGTGTTCTTCCAGGTGATCATAAATAGACAGAGCAGCAGGGCATACGGAGGCCAAAACGAGTGGGCGGAGGTGCCAGAGAGCCTGGTGGAGTACAAACTGGAGGACATCCGG GTGAGGTTGGACTCTGTGTACCGGCACCTGGAGAGGAGCCGCCATGTCCTGACCGTGCTGCGGACCCTGGAGGCGAGGGACCGCTACCTGCTGGAGGACAACCTGTGGCGGGTCTCCTTCTGGTCCTGCCTCAACATGGTCGTCATGCTCACCGTCGCCGTCACTCAAGTCTACACCTTGCGACGCCTCTTTGATGACACCCGGCGGGCGTACATGTAG
- the tnfsf14 gene encoding tumor necrosis factor ligand superfamily member 14, protein MSKVGYPSVCVVDTYSTRPAVPPRRGPERRRTEVAQTLLFLLVSVALCGAVIEACFIYNLYRPGFATPASFSKLFEGKVVTSRPKTLSLVIPPSKPVAHLTGGQDVVHGKQIMAWSMDADPLLYEMGYENKSLVIQKEGYYHVYSKVSFLDIDEFHHSINRRTERYSRGIIPLLISRRSSEGSSSTRSNSYLAGVFHLHIKDTLFVEVSQASRIVRITPYENVFGAYMI, encoded by the exons ATGTCAAAGGTTGGAtatccctctgtgtgtgtggtggacaCCTACAGCACCCGGCCTGCAGTGCCACCCAGGCGGGGTCCGGAGAGACGGCGCACCGAGGTGGCGCAGACCCTGCTGTTCCTGCTGGTGAGCGTGGCGTTGTGCGGCGCGGTCATAGAAGCCTGCTTCATCTACAACCTCTACCGACCAGGGTTT GCCACCCCGGCATCGTTCTCTAAGCTCTTCGAAG GTAAAGTCGTTACTTCTCGCCCGAAAACTCTCAGTCTTGTTATTCCTCCCTCCAAACCGGTCGCACACCTGACAG gtggaCAAGATGTAGTTCACGGAAAACAAATCATGGCGTGGAGCATGGATGCCGACCCTCTCCTCTATGAAATGGGCTACGAAAACAAAAGCCTCGTTATTCAGAAGGAGGGTTATTACCATGTCTATTCCAAGGTTTCCTTCTTGGACATCGATGAATTTCACCACTCTATTAATCGGAGAACTGAACGGTATTCGAGGGGAATTATTCCCCTCCTGATATCCAGGAGATCCTCCGAGGGGTCCAGCAGCACGCGGTCCAACAGTTACCTGGCTGGAGTGTTTCACCTTCACATAAAGGACACCCTTTTTGTGGAGGTGAGCCAGGCCTCACGCATCGTGCGCATCACACCGTACGAGAACGTCTTTGGTGCATATATGATATAA